The genomic region aagagacacaactttacaacacagcgagggtgtgtgttctggcctcggcggccgcagaaggcacacgctacaagacactctgatcctgcaggctcgggtcttgacgctggaagggggcagtagcaccctcggcatcgatgacaccttcagcgaggtccgacctagcctcggacggcgacgcggtccagggatccccaccctggaggacgacgtcatcgccacgctcgGACAATCGCTGCCagaggacttctccgggaatccggcccgagcaggcggctcggccggtcacctctgGGGCCTTGGCcagccatcttccaagggcgccagcccgacccgaggcctcggctggtcaattccggcgtcggccccgttaacagacaacccggctaggctccggccaaccaggtttcttttccgagccaactccgcctctgttcatgctgatatcgctacccctggcctcggctcgtcgaagagcagccaaggggtccctttaactaagctagaggagcctcagacaacaaggccgaccgagccgagggactcctacacctccgggatacggatacctcactcgtcaccttgacacggggcgactcatgcttggtgaagcggttcagataatcaacaggcgagtcttagtgctcgaaaatgaggaaaaaacacggctctgtgccaaaattacatacatgttcaggcctcgacagccataatgaacaaaaacactggcattcaaagtgccattacaaacggaactccggttccccctccgcaggtacgaacaaccccactccatgggggagggcctgcggagcaacagaagaccgacgaacggcacgccgtcacctgctccagcagcagcgacgacgacgacttctgctccggggggccgaacagcggtagcactgacctcagggcgggtgctgctgctaggaggcccccgcccatgcccaaacttgtgaggcaaggacgggcagaaggccgtagagttggaggtcggtccgtgggcggccctggctatctcgtcggcggaagaacctcttccagctgccgtggcagacgccggtgccgcgagcggctccgacgccactcgcgtccgaaggccaggcacggtgcagctgccgacGCCAcgaacgacgaccgcccttccctctgatcactgagtgaaggagcgggccaccgcccacgcagggaccgaccccaactcggcacactcccctccccagccctggtgatgaaaatccttgaggctgagggaggggtagaggccgcagcccggctcgctttcccccaccatcaagctggaggacaccatcttgggtgaccgccggcggaggggtgcagccgggttgcatgatgaaaatccttgaagccgaacgatggctgaaaggtaccaacccccacggagttgcgttcctccaacgatgaggcgaaaagacggcgggtatcccccatccgggggcttggaaggtggaaagacgcgatgcataagggagcgagaagacatggtcgccttccgaaaggggtcgccctccttttaaaggcaactctccctacttgcgcccccaaccgtcacgggctgagtcttctccaacacgctccaaggccctcccctgcggcgcgggggctgggtcccgcatgtcatgcaaaccggctcggagcagaagaagccaaaccgccgcgcgtggtgcacacaaccgcccagcggttacaagtgaccctccacttttgcccagaccaacgggcaaaagaggcgggcagccatgcaagcggcatgcaaccacgccaagtggacgcgcttctccgactcccaacgcgcccagcctggaggcccaggcccacgcgtcatgcaaccggcgcgccggatgcttcatgcaagcaactgcaccgccacttgcgccaccgcctcgcctcctcgattgtggaaccaataccgcgactcgaggtgacccagcgcacgacccagcagcgccagcctggcgcggcggtcaatgcgtccgaaagtgggccggcagtaatgacggtggcaggcgggcgggagcagcggtcacatcgtcagccaagctcacgtcccatccgggggcagcaagagaaccccctctcacggcgtgaagacaacgcgcccgtgatccgttcctcgaacggctcgcgcatgcgcgacggccgccccgccaaccactcgccccgtcgcattaactccgtggcgggaTAGGCGGCACctatggcaggagaagcgggcgacgcttcgccttcgccgtaataaccgcgccaaaaaaaggtacgccgcgtcgttcaatttcgtatccttttccttttttcctctttctctctctcttgcaacagggaccgggaaagggggataccctaaaaaggatccttccccgtgaaggaaccgggctccgagcctccctactgatcagaggttcgaaggctggcccccccaggggttcaacagccgcctcagatcgcgtgggccctacacccactactggtcagaggttcgaaggccggccccccgaagggttccacggccgcctcaggctactcgggctccgcgcccattactgatcaggggttcgaaggctggcccccgaagggttcacagccgcctcagacgccgagcgagggatgaccatgggtacgttcgatacataaccaaggctcgggctgcgctcccgaggtaccctaggacatttccgagaccagcgggagcgatcttgtaacggaatcccatcggagggaggcatcgagccctcggaccccgtcgccaggggaccaggtctggcagatcacccgcaggtacttttgggcgtgcctctaggcccctagccgacccctaacgaacggggcacggacgtccactcggattacccgcttgcagctcactggagacaccatgttcggcgcccatcgagggcaacatggcgctttcccccctcctccttgcggaaaggcgatgcaggggcgtatgtaaaaaagccgagtctgtccctgatcgccctctcgccctgtgcagaggctcgggggctgctctcgcaaacccggctccggccgaaccgttgacagcgtcaacataccagcccgagaacttgggccccgaccgtacacccgggctacggccagttcgcatgagggaacaaccagaccggccgaagcgttacgcaaggcattaagacctcggaggagtgaaaccactcctccgaggcctcgggggctacacccggcgggtgcgctcgcgcgcacccaccggaacaaaatgcaaccgagaaaggctggtccccttgcaaaaaagtgcgacgaaagcctccaagcgagtgctaacactcccttcgaggctcgggggctactgtcggggaccataattaggggtaccctcaagactcctgattctcagctggtaacccccatcagcataaagctgcaaaggcctgatgggtgcgattaagtcagggatcagtccattcgagcgacttgatcatgcctcgcccgagcctagcctcggacaagggcagccgaccccggaggatttccgtctcgcccgaggcccccctccaacggcggacacatctccggctcgcccgaggccctgccttcgctaagaagcaaccctgactaaatcgccgcaccgaccgaccgaatcgcaggggcatttaacgcaaaggtggcctgacacctttatcctgacgcacgccccccggcagagccgaagtgaccgccgtcaattcgccgctccactgaccggcctgacaaaaggacagcgccgcctgcgccactccgactgcagtgccacttgacacagtgagactgacaggcagtcaggccctgccaaaggcaccataggaagctccgctccgcccgacccagggctcggactcgggctaagtcccggaagacggcgaactccgctccgcccgacccagggctcggactcgggctaagtcccggaagacggcgaactccgctccgcccgacccagggctcggactcgggctaagtcccggaagacggcgaactccgctccgcccgacccagggctcggactcgggctaggccccggaagacggcgaactccgctccgcccgacccagggctcggactcgggctaggtcccggaagacggcgaactccgctccgcccgacccagggctcggactcgggctaagtcccagaagacgacgaactccgctccgcccgacctagggctcggactcgggctcagccccggaagacgacgaactccgcttcgcccgaccccagggctcagactccgccctggcctctaccgaacgacctccgcctcgcccgacccaggggctcgggctcggcctcagccatggaagacagactcgacctcggcttcggaggagcctccacgtcgcccaacctagggcgcaggccagccacgtcaacaggaagcgccatcatcaccctacctcgagccgactcgggccgcagagaacaagaccggtgtcccatctggcaagctccgccagataggtaatgatggcgccccgcatgctctgtgacgacggcggctctcagctctcttacggaagcagaaggacgtcagcaaggactcaaccgctccgacagttgtccctccatcaggctccgtcgctcctccgacgaccacgacatcacaccagctgggtgccaaaatctctccggctgccacatcggcatgtacttagggcgctagctctcccccgctagacacgtagcactctgctacgcccccattgtacacctggatcctctccttacgcctaaaaggaaggaccagggccctcttagagagggttggccgcgcggggacgaggacgggacaggcgctctcttggggccgctcgcttccctctcccacgtggacgcttgtaaccccctactgcaagcgcacccgacctgggcgcgggacgaacacggaggccgcgggattcctacctctctcacgccggtcaccggccgcctcgctccttccccccttcgcgctcgcccacgcgctcgacccatctgggctggggcacgcagcgacactcactcgtcggcccgagggacccccggtctcgaaacgccgacaaaaacgAATCAGTTAGGcaccataccttggtctacgaagtgaaccaactcaaataTTTGAATCTAGCAAATTTTTCCGAAGTTTGGAAATGAGAGGAAATGTGCTGCTCTCGACCACTCGCGCGGCCGTTTTTATAGGCatccgtagctcggcgccaagatatatggcgccgagctacgaggccgcgtcGCCGCCACGTCGGTGCCAGGTCAGCCCTAGGCGAAGGTAGCCGTTGCTGCCACGTCAGACCTCGGTGCCAtaggctcggcgccacagcctatagcGCCAAGCATCGGGTCCAAACTTGAAAATAAAATTTCTGGGGGTCCAAACGTAAATTTTTGTCAAAAAAGGGCTAAAAAACAAAATAATCGGTCCCTGCGTGGAATCGGGGATGAGGCCTAAGTCGAGTAGGAGCAGGATGAGTAGGAAAGCAAGCAGGCGTCTCCGTTGGGGTCAGTCAGTTATTTGTCCTACTCCATCGTCCTGATCAGCTCCAACTCCAGTAGTCCAGTGCCCGGTCACCTGGCATGGAAGCTCCATAATTTAAAGGGCTCCtcctctgacatgcacgtgtcacCTTCCCGCCACACGTGTCCATACGCGAGGAAACCTCGCACGTATTTAGAACGCGCTTGCGACGATCCGACGGCCTCGCTCTCCCGTCCGAGACTGAGACTGAGAGATCGACTTCGACTCCGCCTCCGCCTCGATGGCCACCGCACAGGAAGGTCTGACCCAGCGCGTCGTTGCCAGTGCCAGCAGGGACGACGGCGCCGGCGAGAGCGCGGCGGCCGTCTCGGGTCCCAACAAGAAGCCGGGCGGCGGCCGCGCAAACAGCAGCAGGCGTGGGCTCCGTTCGCTCGCCGCCGCGGTGTCCTTCTCCGTGGCGCTCACGGCGCTGTCGTTCTTCGCCGCGGGGCAGTCGCCACCGTCGCCCAAGACCGCCACGGCGTCGACTGTGGCGGTGGTGCGGGCCGGGTCGGTGGCGTTGGAGGCGGTGCTGGCGCTGGCGGCGTGGATGGCGTGGGCGGAGGGCGGGCTGCACGCGCGCCCGGCAGCCACGCTGCTCCCCTATGCCGCGCACCTGGGCGCCGCCCTCGCATGGGCGCCACTCGTGCTGTGCAGCCACGCCGCGGCGCGCGCGGGCCTCGCCTGCTGCGCCGTCATGGCCGCGGGCGCCGTGGCGTGCGCGCGCGGGTTCGGCGCCGTCAACCCCGTGGCTGGCGACCTCGCGAAGCCCGCCGTCGCCTGGGCCGTCATCCTCGCCGTCGTCAACTACAAGATGCTCTGAGGTCACCAGAGTCGAGAACCAGCCCGCCGTCGCTATTCACGCATGTTCATGTTCGATCCATCTTGTGCACCCTCCTCTGCTTCTTTCTCGCGTGTGCAGTGTTTCGTCTGTATTACTGAATCTGAATGACGCTTTCTAGCTACTTTGCTCTACCGCAACACATGCATGTACCCTTTCTTGTTTTTAGCCTATCCACACTCATTCtactctaaatttctactctaaatttctactttaaaagaaaTATTCTATCCTCATCATCAAGATTCTCTACCCTATATCATAATCTACTGCAGTCATATTTACTCCATACATCAACTCTATACCAATCACCACATATATTATATATCTTTTTTTTGTCCCCTACTGCCACACCGGCTGATGGCGCTCGGCACGCCACACCGGCTGATGGCGCTCGGCACCGTACCTGCTCCATGGACGTGTGGACTGATAGAGTAAAAAAACATCGACGCTGTAAATAGCGTTTTGTTTGCCCCCCATAAGTTTACAGCTACATATAGAATATTCCACTGTAGTAAAATTTTACTCTATACCTAGCCTTATATTGGTGGCGTCTTCTTTACAGTATATCACTGCGGGTAGCCTTACTACTCTTGTGTGCATTTCGCTGTGATGTGCGTGTATGTATACTGTCTCTTGTGTGTGTGCATTCCGATCTACTAAGCCACGTGGCATTTGTTGTGGAATACTGTATTATTAGACGGCATTGGGCAGGAGAGGTTCTTTGGTTTGCAATTGCTAGGTGTGACAAAAATATTAATTCGGACACGCTTTCTGTTCAAATCATTTTGATCCAGTAATCATATGA from Zea mays cultivar B73 chromosome 6, Zm-B73-REFERENCE-NAM-5.0, whole genome shotgun sequence harbors:
- the LOC103629328 gene encoding translocator protein homolog; translated protein: MATAQEGLTQRVVASASRDDGAGESAAAVSGPNKKPGGGRANSSRRGLRSLAAAVSFSVALTALSFFAAGQSPPSPKTATASTVAVVRAGSVALEAVLALAAWMAWAEGGLHARPAATLLPYAAHLGAALAWAPLVLCSHAAARAGLACCAVMAAGAVACARGFGAVNPVAGDLAKPAVAWAVILAVVNYKML